The DNA region GCCAAGGATGGTGCCCGGAGCAATTGAGATAGTTGCAGGCGCAAATGGCGGAATCGTTCGAGACGATGCAAAAGCAGCGGGTtatgtacatagcgattgTGGAACTGCATTTCCATTCACAAACACAGAGTCTGGCGTTGGGAATCCTTTGAGACGATATGCCGATACCATCCCATTGAATTCCTGGGCCCAATTGGTTCTCAGCCTCGTCTGTAGTGTCTGATGATATATCCTGTCGGCGTGAGGCAGAGCTGCTCTGTGTTCATAGGCAGTTCAGATGGTGAGGCTCTCGTCATCGGTTAGTGAACCGAGTGGTTACATAGCATGTGTTCCTGCATCTGGTCTAGCCATTGAAAGGAAATCAATCAAAACCGTCAACGCTAGCCTCTGCCTCGTATTGCCGAATTCTTTGCAACAAATGGTGCTATTTTGTAGTGAGAGCGCCAGAAAATCTCCATAAAGATCAGACGAACCAGCTGCCATGCATTACAAAGTAATAGGAAACAAGCCAGACCGGGGAATTTtgctctctttctcctctgcTTTCCTTCTCGTCTATTCTTTCCATTCGTAGATAGCTGTAGATCAAATATATATCACATGACCACCTCCCCCTTCTCCCCTCCGAATGCTTAGAAATCCAGGTCTACTCTTACGATTTTTGCGCGGTGCAAACAGCGTTATCGCCGATAAATCAGATGCAGTGCATATTAGAAATGCGCCCTTGCCCCGCTGCAGAGCGAAGGATTTATCATCTCACGGCCAAGCAGAGCAACGCTgtgaaaaagaagcaaaaagaaagTCAAATTCCACCGTAAGCCATCAATGACTCTTAATGAGCACTTCTGAGCGGAGACAAGCCCGGGCTTTAAGAGGCAAAATTATCCCCGCGGGAAAAGCCGTGACATAAAGTCGACGACAACTTCTACATACTCCCAAGATTCGAGGATCTATTTCTAATATTGCGGCGCGCTTAAACGTACGACTGTGTGTCGCTTCTTCGTCTTTCTGTATTTTTCTCCCTTGTCTTGCATTGCGATAGAGCAGGGATCTGATCCCCTCATTTTCCTCCGCGGGGTTCCCGGCATCCAAATATCGCAAAGTTTCGTCCAGTGCTTTCGCGAGATTCTGTGTACCTTCAGGACTTCCGGGCTATAAGATGGGCTTATTGTATGTTATTATTCCCAATCAAGGTGCTGAACTGGTGGACGATTGCTAATATTGCATGTTCGTTCTACAGAGCACTCGGAACGGCCCTGGAATGGCCGGAAGCGAAGCAAAGAGCGCACCAGGTTCGCGAATGGGGTATCGAGGTACGATGGATAACCACTTTGGGGTTTCGAAATAATCTTGGGCTAATGGAGTTAGCAATTGCTTGCTATTTGGAACAGAGcaaaaggaaaggagagggATGCTCTTCTCTGGGGTGACGAGGTGAGTTTTCCCGTATGCGCTCGGGTTACGGCTCTCTTGCTAATTCTTGTCTTACCATAGGTCGAATACCTCGTCGTCGCCGTCGATGAACATGCGAAGAAAGCCCGGTTATCCTTAGCACAAGCCGATATTCTCAAATCGCTAGCCCGAGACGAGGCCTTGTGGAAGTCAGACGGCGGAGAAAATCAAGATGGAACAGGGTGCGTGACGGTCGATGGTTTGGACACTATACAAGATACTGACGGGATGTAGGGCCGGTGCTGAGCCACCGCATTTCCACCCCGAATTCGGACGATTCATGTTGGAGGCTACCCCGGCAAAGCCATGGGGAATTGATTTTAAGGACCTGCTCAAGGTTGAGGGCAACATGAAGAGGAGGTAAGCTGGGTTTTCTCACAAGGTTCCATCCAATTTCTAACATCGTGAAGACGAGAAGTTGCGAAAGCGCATATGGCATCGAACGAATACCCAATTACCATGACCACATTCCCTCGCCTTGGCACTAAGGACGACTACATTCAACCATACTATCCCCCATCTGGACCAGCACTGCGCTCGCAATTCGTCCCCGACGAGATCGCTAATCCTCATATCCGCTTCCCGACTTTAGCTGCCAACATCCGATCTAGAAGGGGTCGAAAGGTTGAATTGAACGTCCCAGTATTCAAGGACACGAACACACCCTCCCCTTTCAAAGATCCGACTGTGAACTACGACCTCCATATTTGGcccgaggatgatgatgttcgAAACGGAGCTGCCAAGGATGACCATGTTTACATGGACGCCATGGCTTTTGGAATGGGTAGCTGCTGTCTTCAAATCACTTTCCAGGCGAAGAATATCAATGAGGGGAGGAAACTGTATGACCAATTGAGTCCTCTTGGTCCGATTCTCATGGCACTTACTGCCGCGACACCGATCTACAAGGGATTCCTCGTGGATACGGATTCTCGGTGGAACCAAATCAGCAGGGCTGTTGATGATAGGACCCCTGAAGAGCTTGGTGAATTAGTAAGTTTACAGACACCATGTGAATCGCATTCAGGCTGACATAGATAGCCTCTCAAAAACGACAGATGGAGGATACCTAAATCTAGATACGCCTCAAACTCAACATACATCTCTCAAGACCCGCGGTTGCGAAAGGAGTACTTGGATCCAGACCTGGTTGTCGACGAAGACATCAAGAAGCGCTTAATAGAAGGCGGCATGGACGACCTCCTGGCCACCCACTTCGCACACCTCTTTATCCGTGACCCTCTAGTCATCTTCTCCGAAGATCTCGAAGAACTAGACCTCAATAAAGCAGACCACTTCGAGAACCTGCAATCCACAAACTGGCAGCACATGCGCTTCAAACCCCCACCGCCGGAGAAGAACGATATCGGCTGGCGCGTCGAATTCCGCTCCATGGAAGTCCAGATGACAGACTTTGAGAACGCCGCGTTcagcatcttcatcgtcctcgtcacCCGTGCTATCCTGAGTTTCGATTTGAACTTCTACATCCCCATCCAGCGGACAACGGAGAATATGGAAACGGCACATGCCCGTGACGGCGTTCTCGACAGCAAATTCTACTTCCGCAAAGATCCGTTCCCCCGCCGCGTGCGCAGACAGCAACACTCATCCAACGGCAGTAACATGTCATCTGCCACTTCGTCGGCCGTTAACACgccgccgccatcaccaccactCGCTCCGGTGGAGATGGAGTACGAT from Aspergillus chevalieri M1 DNA, chromosome 2, nearly complete sequence includes:
- the GCS1_1 gene encoding glutamate--cysteine ligase (BUSCO:EOG09261DGU;~COG:H;~EggNog:ENOG410PFP6;~InterPro:IPR014746,IPR004308;~PFAM:PF03074;~TransMembrane:1 (o462-484i);~go_function: GO:0003824 - catalytic activity [Evidence IEA];~go_function: GO:0004357 - glutamate-cysteine ligase activity [Evidence IEA];~go_process: GO:0006750 - glutathione biosynthetic process [Evidence IEA]) — encoded protein: MGLLALGTALEWPEAKQRAHQVREWGIEQLLAIWNRAKGKERDALLWGDEVEYLVVAVDEHAKKARLSLAQADILKSLARDEALWKSDGGENQDGTGAGAEPPHFHPEFGRFMLEATPAKPWGIDFKDLLKVEGNMKRRREVAKAHMASNEYPITMTTFPRLGTKDDYIQPYYPPSGPALRSQFVPDEIANPHIRFPTLAANIRSRRGRKVELNVPVFKDTNTPSPFKDPTVNYDLHIWPEDDDVRNGAAKDDHVYMDAMAFGMGSCCLQITFQAKNINEGRKLYDQLSPLGPILMALTAATPIYKGFLVDTDSRWNQISRAVDDRTPEELGELPLKNDRWRIPKSRYASNSTYISQDPRLRKEYLDPDLVVDEDIKKRLIEGGMDDLLATHFAHLFIRDPLVIFSEDLEELDLNKADHFENLQSTNWQHMRFKPPPPEKNDIGWRVEFRSMEVQMTDFENAAFSIFIVLVTRAILSFDLNFYIPIQRTTENMETAHARDGVLDSKFYFRKDPFPRRVRRQQHSSNGSNMSSATSSAVNTPPPSPPLAPVEMEYDLMTISEIINGSTDGSFPGLITLVESYLDSVNVDVETRCSLASYLDLIRKRADGTLWTGARWIREYVAKHPAYKQDSVVSERICYDLVKAVDEMAVKEGKNGSVGWEMLRGEKK